Proteins from a genomic interval of Bacillus clarus:
- a CDS encoding helix-turn-helix domain-containing protein: MAKTILQGTGTVCKGNLNNYFEQVPAELFDYIQLGLITHTDMVIYIKLLQLYNPNYGYAFPTIDQLRSYTRTGSKATIHSSIRRLCEVGLIKKGKTNGGNNIYVVYKPLDTVDLYNAVPEKVEQFEEFDIKITKVSTDDKERYKQHLIDKEIVAQQQKQIYAVE; this comes from the coding sequence ATGGCAAAAACTATACTTCAAGGGACAGGAACAGTATGTAAAGGAAATCTTAATAATTACTTTGAACAAGTACCAGCTGAACTATTCGACTATATTCAGTTAGGATTGATAACACATACTGATATGGTTATTTATATTAAGTTACTACAATTGTACAATCCTAACTATGGGTACGCCTTTCCTACCATTGACCAGCTAAGATCATATACTCGTACAGGAAGTAAAGCAACTATTCATAGTAGCATTAGAAGATTATGTGAGGTTGGGCTGATAAAGAAAGGTAAAACAAATGGTGGAAATAATATCTATGTGGTATATAAGCCATTGGATACTGTTGACCTATACAATGCTGTTCCTGAGAAGGTGGAACAATTTGAGGAATTTGATATTAAGATAACAAAAGTATCAACTGATGATAAGGAACGCTATAAACAGCACCTAATAGATAAAGAAATAGTGGCACAACAGCAAAAGCAGATTTATGCGGTAGAATAG